The following proteins are encoded in a genomic region of Streptococcus constellatus subsp. constellatus:
- a CDS encoding energy-coupling factor transporter transmembrane component T yields the protein MKKEETNVFALVFLLIALTLEISFIRSTWLNCAIVVGVLAHLIYLKKWWGIFWTLLLPLLPALANYWAIQLHGDNSQAMILFTRSFALAALGMTFLYSVHLNQLLRYWHQKGLPSHFTYGLLVVLNAIPVIQKEIQAVREASLLRGKTLHFWSPLFYIKAIFIAFNWRDSYVEAMYAHGFDETIKRSCYRQLETPKSASLTCFLIFLLINLTLLIPR from the coding sequence ATGAAAAAAGAAGAAACAAATGTCTTCGCACTTGTGTTCCTTCTCATTGCCTTGACATTAGAAATCTCCTTTATCAGATCAACGTGGCTCAACTGTGCTATTGTCGTAGGAGTACTCGCCCACCTCATTTACCTAAAGAAATGGTGGGGCATTTTCTGGACACTGCTCTTACCTTTGCTACCAGCACTAGCAAATTACTGGGCTATTCAACTTCATGGAGATAACAGTCAAGCAATGATACTGTTTACCCGATCTTTTGCTTTAGCAGCTTTGGGAATGACCTTTTTATATAGCGTTCATCTCAATCAGCTCTTGCGCTATTGGCATCAAAAAGGGCTTCCAAGTCACTTCACCTATGGACTGCTCGTTGTACTAAACGCCATTCCAGTCATTCAAAAAGAAATCCAAGCTGTCCGAGAAGCAAGTCTCCTGCGAGGAAAAACACTTCATTTCTGGTCACCACTCTTTTATATCAAAGCTATTTTTATCGCTTTTAATTGGCGAGATTCTTACGTAGAAGCTATGTACGCCCACGGATTTGATGAAACAATCAAGCGAAGTTGTTACCGACAATTGGAAACACCCAAAAGTGCAAGTCTTACTTGCTTCTTGATTTTCCTCCTTATCAATTTGACTCTTTTGATCCCAAGATAG
- a CDS encoding ATP-binding cassette domain-containing protein, translating into MKLTLEHIYFRDVFKDLTFAFETGKMTLLIGDTGAGKSTFFRILTNFNELDFAGEVKLGHTLLSHLPIHERVTYLSMMFQNPSRQFTMTTLYEELIFTLENLQTPAEQIDEKIKHAVTLGKVEHLLHRNFLTLSGGEKQQVSLAVLLAMDSQIILLDEPFASVDQVARKRLIHLLADLTKMGKTVILCDHDRSLYADYVDCLVELKNGKLFEQDVALLKKAHPSYQLVRKNTQRSPLLQLQHVSCQFDKKILFTIEDFTFQQSITTLIGANGVGKSTLFRAILQLQKYKGSMRYQGRKIKKNKKLYRHITAVVQDAEKQFIRTTPAEELNLPSLSNENQAKVQEALTLFGLDRKMDSSLFHLSGGQKKIIQLLATLTLETPVILMDEPFTGLDKKSCDFFANWIKDKAAQQSFIIISHRLEPLDGISDHLVELTSDGLTERRSL; encoded by the coding sequence ATGAAACTAACATTAGAGCACATTTATTTTAGAGATGTCTTTAAAGATTTAACCTTCGCCTTTGAAACAGGGAAAATGACACTCTTAATTGGTGATACTGGTGCTGGCAAATCAACTTTTTTTCGGATTTTAACGAATTTCAACGAACTAGACTTCGCTGGAGAGGTAAAGTTAGGTCATACATTGCTGTCTCATTTACCGATTCATGAACGAGTCACCTACCTCAGTATGATGTTCCAAAATCCAAGCCGTCAATTCACCATGACAACCCTTTATGAGGAATTGATTTTTACCTTGGAAAATCTCCAAACGCCTGCTGAACAGATTGATGAAAAAATCAAGCACGCTGTCACTCTTGGGAAAGTGGAACACTTGCTCCATCGTAATTTTCTGACCTTATCTGGCGGAGAAAAACAACAAGTTTCTCTAGCCGTTCTGCTAGCTATGGATTCACAAATTATTTTGTTGGATGAACCCTTTGCTTCTGTCGATCAAGTAGCACGCAAACGCTTGATTCATTTACTAGCAGATTTGACAAAAATGGGGAAGACTGTTATTTTATGTGACCATGATCGTAGCCTCTATGCTGACTATGTCGACTGCCTTGTTGAATTAAAAAATGGGAAACTTTTTGAACAAGATGTAGCTCTTTTAAAAAAGGCTCACCCAAGCTATCAACTGGTACGTAAAAATACCCAGCGAAGTCCTCTCTTACAATTGCAACATGTTTCCTGTCAATTTGACAAAAAAATACTTTTTACAATTGAGGACTTTACTTTTCAGCAAAGTATTACGACTCTCATCGGAGCTAACGGTGTCGGCAAATCCACTCTCTTTCGTGCCATTTTGCAATTGCAAAAATACAAAGGCAGTATGCGTTATCAGGGCCGAAAAATTAAGAAGAACAAGAAGTTATATCGCCATATTACTGCTGTTGTTCAAGATGCTGAAAAGCAATTCATTCGGACGACCCCCGCAGAGGAATTAAACCTGCCCTCTCTTTCCAATGAAAACCAAGCAAAGGTACAAGAAGCCTTAACTTTATTTGGTTTAGACAGAAAAATGGATTCTAGTCTTTTCCACTTAAGTGGTGGGCAGAAAAAAATCATTCAATTATTGGCTACCTTGACCTTGGAAACCCCTGTTATACTCATGGACGAACCATTTACTGGCTTAGATAAAAAATCCTGTGATTTTTTTGCCAATTGGATTAAAGACAAGGCTGCTCAACAAAGCTTTATAATTATTTCTCATCGTTTGGAGCCCTTGGACGGCATTAGTGATCATTTGGTCGAGCTGACGTCCGACGGGCTGACAGAAAGGAGGTCGCTATGA
- a CDS encoding ECF transporter S component: protein MFQKWSLRDVILLALLAILFGGIFVGSSFLYNILSAVLAPIGLEPFANEILFGLWCMAAPMAAMLLRKPGSATIGELLAALAEVLYGSQFGMSTLISGFIQGFGSELGFAATRYKRYDWLSLTYSAIGTTLLSFTYEYFKIGYYAFKPGFVLALLVVRFLSVFFFCAVLVKTIMNLYDKINQAAGK, encoded by the coding sequence ATGTTTCAAAAATGGAGTTTACGAGATGTTATCCTCTTAGCTCTTTTGGCTATTCTTTTCGGTGGAATCTTTGTCGGTTCTAGCTTTCTCTACAATATCTTATCAGCTGTTCTGGCACCTATCGGGCTCGAGCCTTTTGCCAATGAAATTCTCTTTGGTCTGTGGTGTATGGCAGCTCCGATGGCAGCTATGTTACTGCGCAAACCAGGGAGCGCCACGATTGGTGAGCTTTTAGCTGCGCTTGCTGAAGTACTATACGGTAGCCAATTTGGCATGAGCACTTTGATTTCTGGCTTCATACAAGGATTTGGTAGCGAGCTTGGATTTGCTGCGACCAGATACAAACGCTATGATTGGTTGTCACTTACTTACAGCGCCATTGGTACGACCCTTTTGAGCTTTACCTATGAATATTTCAAAATTGGTTACTACGCTTTCAAACCCGGTTTTGTCTTAGCATTGCTTGTTGTCCGCTTCCTTTCTGTGTTCTTTTTCTGTGCTGTTCTAGTCAAAACTATTATGAATCTTTACGACAAGATTAACCAAGCTGCTGGTAAATAA
- a CDS encoding Cof-type HAD-IIB family hydrolase — translation MKEIIFLDVDGTIVDYANHILSSAVKAICQAREKDHLVYVCTGRSRAEMPEKIWKIGFDGMVGGSGSYVEHEGQIIMHQLIPLDVEKRVVDWLHRRGLEFYLESNNGLFASEDFREVARPVLRAYAQGKEASAEEVGQLEAEEALHGLVYGAELYRADLNKISFILKSYQDHLDSKEAFPELKAGTWGGKGEHALFGDLGVKNITKAHAIDVLLEYLGAKKEDTIAIGDAKVDIPMLEYCQVGVAMGNGGPEILAMADVITDDVVEDSFYNAFEKLGLL, via the coding sequence ATGAAGGAAATTATCTTTTTAGATGTAGATGGTACGATTGTTGATTATGCGAATCATATTCTTTCCTCTGCTGTAAAGGCTATTTGTCAGGCGCGTGAAAAAGATCATCTGGTTTATGTCTGTACTGGACGTAGTAGGGCTGAAATGCCTGAGAAAATCTGGAAGATTGGTTTTGATGGTATGGTTGGTGGGAGTGGTTCTTATGTAGAGCACGAAGGTCAGATTATCATGCATCAGTTAATTCCGTTGGATGTGGAAAAACGAGTAGTGGACTGGTTGCATAGACGCGGCTTGGAATTTTACTTGGAGAGCAATAATGGTCTGTTTGCCAGTGAAGATTTTCGTGAGGTAGCTCGTCCAGTATTACGCGCCTATGCTCAGGGAAAGGAAGCGAGTGCAGAAGAAGTAGGACAATTGGAAGCTGAAGAAGCTCTTCATGGGTTAGTTTATGGAGCTGAACTTTATCGTGCAGATCTCAATAAAATCAGTTTTATTCTCAAATCTTATCAAGATCATTTGGATTCTAAAGAAGCTTTTCCGGAGTTGAAAGCTGGTACATGGGGTGGCAAAGGAGAGCACGCTCTTTTTGGTGATTTGGGAGTCAAGAATATTACAAAGGCTCACGCAATTGATGTATTGCTCGAATATCTAGGAGCGAAAAAAGAAGATACGATTGCTATTGGGGACGCTAAGGTAGATATTCCTATGCTGGAATATTGCCAAGTTGGAGTTGCTATGGGAAATGGTGGACCAGAAATTCTAGCCATGGCTGATGTGATTACTGATGATGTGGTTGAGGACAGTTTCTACAATGCTTTTGAAAAATTAGGACTTCTTTAG
- a CDS encoding phosphodiester glycosidase family protein — protein MLLTGSFTYSMLKTFVLSEAITTVKSSSTSTSTTNAKTATNATKTNKSYKDDNVSINLTTKNVSNTKVYIADITVSSPKYLKTALAQNTYGNNVTAKTSVTAANNNAILAINGDFYGANTTGYVIRNGVVYRNTVREDASNGDLAIYKDGSFGIVYENDVSAEDLVKNGVVNLLAFGPTLVNNGKITVSSNSEVGQSMASNPRTAIGIIDKTHYVIVVSDGRTSESQGLSLYQLAQVMKSYGVKTAYNLDGGGSSTLYFNRKVVNKPTTNGTISERAVSDIVYIGY, from the coding sequence ATGTTGCTAACAGGATCGTTTACCTACTCCATGTTAAAAACTTTTGTTCTATCAGAAGCTATTACAACAGTCAAATCCTCTTCTACCTCCACCAGCACAACAAATGCTAAAACAGCAACAAATGCGACAAAGACAAATAAAAGCTATAAGGACGATAATGTTTCCATTAACCTAACTACAAAAAACGTCAGCAACACAAAAGTGTACATTGCAGATATTACGGTCAGCTCCCCCAAATATCTTAAAACTGCTCTAGCACAAAATACATATGGAAATAACGTAACCGCTAAGACTTCGGTTACAGCAGCCAATAACAATGCCATTCTGGCTATCAACGGTGATTTCTACGGAGCAAATACAACTGGTTACGTCATCCGCAATGGTGTTGTCTATCGAAATACCGTTCGTGAAGATGCTAGTAATGGTGATCTAGCGATTTATAAAGATGGGAGTTTCGGAATTGTTTACGAAAATGATGTTTCTGCTGAAGACTTGGTTAAAAATGGTGTTGTAAACCTTCTTGCCTTTGGTCCTACTTTAGTTAACAACGGTAAGATTACTGTTTCAAGTAATTCGGAAGTGGGGCAATCCATGGCTTCTAATCCACGTACAGCTATTGGGATAATTGATAAAACCCATTATGTCATCGTTGTATCAGACGGCCGAACATCTGAAAGTCAAGGCCTGTCTCTTTACCAACTAGCTCAGGTGATGAAATCCTATGGTGTTAAAACTGCTTATAATCTGGATGGCGGTGGTTCGTCTACTCTTTACTTTAATCGAAAAGTCGTCAATAAACCAACGACTAACGGAACAATTTCAGAAAGGGCGGTGAGTGACATTGTCTACATTGGTTACTAA